The Sardina pilchardus chromosome 5, fSarPil1.1, whole genome shotgun sequence DNA window aaaatggatgctgccaagtacacccaaattcttgaggaaaacctgtgtccctctgctagacagctgaagatgggcaggtcattcgccttccaacacaacaatgatcctaaacatactgccaaaagaacaaagcagtggcttaagtataggatggtgaatatccttgagtggcaaagtcagagccctgacttaaatcctatagaaaaatTTCAGAACGGTTGACTCTTTTTTCatcattttgatgttgtacagctaaatttgtaaataaaactggaaaagattgtttttaaaatgggttttgatttcaagctgtaagacaaaaaagtaactatttcaaaagggtatgatgactttctataggcactgtatctaCAGAATTGCTCAGATTATTTGGGATGTATTTGTAACCCAACACTCTAAAACTGTAGTTAGGAATAATTGTGTGTGCTAATGGCCTTACTTcacttccttttttcccccacagactCATTATTGTCTCCTACAAAGTGGTCAGTATTGCACAAAGTGGTATTATGAGAGGCTGGACCAACCCGAGCTGTTTAGCATGCAAAATGTAATACATGTCATATATATTTGACCATACAGTTCACGTTGAACTGTTTTacataacacaaacaccaacaatctGTTGCTAACCATAATCATTGTTTAAAACTAATATTTTATACCTTAAAGTCATCATCTTTGAAATCCTTACTGACACTAGATGAGTCTGCTGTGACACAGCCTGCTCTCTTGTGGTAATAATGGGAGCTGGATTatgtcatctttctctcttgttaaagggatattccgtcatttttggaaataaactcattttccacctcccctcaagcaaaacaatcgatatttaccttttccccATTCATctagccattctgtgagtctggcgatacaacttttagcttcagcctagcatagatcattgaatcagatagaccattagcttctcgcctgctagcatcatgcttaaaagtgactaagatttccaatcattttcccatttaaaacatttctCCTCTCAGGATAGAAAGTTCAAAGTAAGATCAACTGAAAgcgaaacctggcgtttttctaggctgatttgacatggaactacactctcatctggcgtaataatcaagggaagttgcaaacgtacggtgggcgcagtgatatctgaaaaaagtccccataggcaacaagtacatgtagtagtagtgtgtgaTATCGCTGCACCCATGGAGCTTATTtacaaaaatggtggaatatccctttaatataagATAACATAACAGTATGATCTTGGGCACTCTGTGCATGACTGAATGTCAATATACAGACAAATTACACCATtgccttttaaaaatatataaattctATATATTTTATGACAATACACGTCGTGTACATGGAACACAGAACCTGTGTTTGTTGTCTTGTTTCAGTTCAATATCTCTGCTACCAGTCATGTTGTTGGATCTGGTTTGACAACTTCTTTCTTGTCCTCCTtgcagtcttttttttctctgccaaACTCAATCACTAGTGGCTTGTCCAGAAGCCGGTAGCCATGCAAGAGTCCCAGAGCCGCTTGTGCACTCTCCTTATCTAAAACAATGATACAAAACAACATGAAAATGGAAAGTCAACTCGGTCAAATATAGAAATATCCTTGtttttatacacacatacacattcaaatcAACTTTTTATAAAGCTGCGACAGCTTCACAATTGCCAGCTGACatcttcattcattcactggATTCCCACCCCAATATCGATACATGAGTGCTGGACATGAGAATTGTCCCCACCTGAAAATGTGATGAAGGCCTGTCCTTTGAGCCTTCCAGTGAGGAGGCGGTAGAGGATGGGGGGCCGATCAGAGTGCTGGAAACGAGAGAAAAGCGCCACAAGCTGTGCAACAGTCGCTCGTGGACTAAGGTTCTTCACACACAGCACCTATAGGAACCAGTAAAGATCAACAACACAAAGGGTCCAAGCAACAACTCCAGTGGATTGAAGTAAAGGGTCATTCACACAAAGAATGATAGCTGTAACAATAACGGCAAAAAATATCAATATCACTGCTAACATGAATGACAACATCCACACATAGACTATAATGTTAACGCCATAGGAACAATATTTTTGGGGACACTTTCTGTTATCATTACAGATAGATAACTTTTGTCTGATCCTAAACTTAGATGAAAGTGTCTCAGTAAATGGGCTAACTATTAACAATGTTGCTCAATTCAAGTATTTGGGTGTTACCCTTGACCCAACTCTACCTTTAAACATCATGTGAAAAAACTGAGAAATACTTTGAAattccatatactgtagctaactTTAGGTGCATAAGGAACTCACTCACAATTGAGGCTTCCTGCTTGTATCTATGATTCTGTCACACTTTCTTTACTGTATTACCAGCTGGTCTCAATCAAACAAAGCAGTTCTAAAGCCACTTGAATCAGTATACAAAAGGTGCCCTTAAAATCCATGACAAAAAGCCATGTCGCCACCATCCCTGACATATACTCAATAAAGATGAAATTttaaactttgataacctgatTATGCACTCAAATGTCtgtatacttttttttaaattattcatAATGCTGCAGCTCCCCCTTTGAACAAATATATGACACTCTTCTCTGGGAGGTTAACAAGAGCAGAAAGATCTGTTACAAGAGGAGAGTGTAGCATACCCCAACACAAAAACTGTATTTGGAAGGTCTTCGTTTTCATGCATTGCCATGACTCAATGGAACACTTTACCAACTGACATTATTTTATGTAAATGTCCTCATGCCTTCTCACGTCTTACAAAGCGTTGGCTATTGTCACATGaatcgtgtgagtgtgtgtgagatggggggGGCAGTCTGCTAAATCTGCCTCCATGtctctatttatttgttttatatatttgtttttaagTACTACTCCATCAACCTGCCCAGGCACTACAGGTAGAAATAGCAATTTGCTAAAACCTGGTACAAGACATATTTTCTTGTACAAGGTTATGTTCTATTGTGCGTTGTCCCTGtcttaaactaaactaaactaaactagatatcgctcttggtgtgaacggccctaaACAGATATCAGAATATCAGATACAGATAATATGAATACCATATTTCAAAAGCTCAGTAACAAGGTGCAAATATTTGGAATGGTTTCTACTGACATTAGACGGCTCTCCTGGCTGGTAGTTCTGAAAGCGAGGAATGCCTCTGATGCTCTCCGCTGTCTCCTTGTTTTGCAGGATGTCCTCCTCAGGGACCAGCTCCACTTGGCCAGTGACTGTCACTGGCCCTTTTAGCTGTGACCCAGCACTTGTTGGTGAAATCAAAGCACCAATTGACTGGCTCACATCCATTTTTTTGTTGGAAGCTGAAAGCTGAATCGTCTTTTGATTAACCTGAGTCTGTGGCAGGCAGGCTGGACTGTCCAGGATTGATGATGACTGGTCTGCACATCTATCCATCAAATTGATCAAATAATTAAACTCTTGTTTGCTGTGTGAAGGTCTCTTTGACTGGTCTCTTTTGTCAAAAGATGCACATGGTTGGCTGCTGTTGTGGCAAGACTGAGAGGGGCCGCTGGGTGAGACCTGCCAGGAGTTTTCCTTTGTGCTTTTGTGACTCGCTGATTGGGCAGGCTCTTCTTTTTCTGCCTCCTTTAGGAAGTCCTTATAAAGTATGTGCATGGTGTCTGCTCCTGAAGACCCTGGCTGGTCTGAACTAGGCTCTTCCTCTGTGGCAGAAGAGAACATCAGTTATTCTGAGAATGCAAATGATGTGTAACATTTCTGAGCAATTCTGAATCATGCAACTAATTGTTGGACTTGGTAAAATAAGGTGCTAAAAGGACAACAGTGCAAATGTTAAGAACTCATAATTCTGTTATATGTTGTAGTGTAAACACTTGATTTTACACACAGGGGAAAGTCAAGGAGTCAGTGGAGTCAGTGGGTCAGTGGGTTATGGAAAATCAAAAGATATGGGGAAagtatgggtgtgtgcataAAAAAGGCATTTCTAAGATCTAGCGACGGCATAAAACCTTGATGGTAGAGGGCCGTAAGGAATCCCTGTCGATCGGTGCCTTGGAACAGCGCCCGCtcaatctccatctctctccgtgAGAGTGGCCGACTGGCAGACAGACGCTGTGGGCGGGACAGGAGCCGGTCGCGAGCGTCAATCTTCTCTTGGATGACTCGTAGCCGCTCACGCCTTGCTGCAggatccacacacacccctcgggCCTGGATCAAACAAAGCACAACTTGGAAAGCATTCACACACTGTGCATGGATATACATTTTTAATCAACACTGCACATAGCCTAACTCAATTTTAATATCAAACTTGACCTAGTCCACCATGTGATACCTTCTCAGATGCCTCGTTTTTATCCCTGTTCTTCCATAGCTGAACCTCAGCATCATTCAGCCCTAGCTCTCTCAGACTGGccatctccgtctctctgtcttgcaGGTCTTGGAACTGCGACAGGCTCTTCACACCTGCAGCCTGCTCCCCAAAGGGTTTGTAGAAAGTGGCGGGAGCAAAGCATTGCTTCTTCGCAAAGCAGCTGAGTGATGCCAAAACACACTTATTcatcacaacaacagcaaaccATGTAATAAAATAGCTATCAATCCTGACACATTTTATTACAATGCGGTGTGCTCAACCTACCGATCGATGTCGACCCCAGTGTCGAGCTGTTGAAGGAGAAGGCTGTGGAGCTGCCTCTGTCCCTCAGTCTCCTGCTCCTCGGGTACAGGGACATCATCGCATTCGCGCCGAGTCACCCTTCAGACAGCAACGTCAAATATAATGAAGAATATCCTCTCTACCAAGCATGATATGAATTTTGCTTAGGCCAGAATGAATCTCAAATCATTTTATAAGACCAGCTGCCTGCCTAAACTTCCAACAGGACAttggcctactgtaggctaaaaTTAGCTTAACGCGACCACTAATAGGGCGTTCACAATGTAAACTTAACTAAAATCCTAGCGTTGACAATAAATCATCTCTACAAATAACTAGTTTGTCACGTAAAAGACATTTATTGCATACCGCTTCATAGCCGTTCCGTTCCTGTGGGTCCGTAAGTCcgccaaaccaaaacaaacgtgCTTCCTGTTCCAAAGAATTGTGGGAAATAATACACATCTCTGGGAAACGTAGtttattacttatttatttgttttgctggtCATTATTCTAGCAGGCTTGTAATAAAAGATGACGGGAAATGCAAAAAACAACAATCAGATATGCCTACAATATGGGGATATAAATAagtaaaaagcaaacaaacaaacaaacaaacaaaacattagAAAGAATcaagcttgtttgtgtgtgtgtgtgtgtggggggggggggggggggcatgcttATATTCCTCAAATGAACCAATATAGGCTATTGTggtatagtaggcctatagaggTTTAGAAACAATGTGAGTCTACGGAACAGGTCCGGGGAGCAGAAGCTGGGAGTGTGAGAAACACCAACACCCTCTGGAGGAAGTTCAGGCTCAGGACACTCATGAAGGGTTGACTTCCTCATGTGAATTCTATGGACCTTGCTCACTATTGCAATAGAAGTGAATACTAATCCACATTTATTACCTAGGGCTAATTAACATTACAATTTCATTTGTTACTGTATGGTTTTCCATGCATCAACCTTGCTTTGCACGACTTTCTAATAAAGGTCATGTGACCCCTTTTATCGAGTTAAGGGTATTCTGCCTGAGGCTGTAATATTAGGAATATCCTGCAGGGAGCATACTCCGACAAGAAAATGCctaaagatgtaggctacagtattgtATTGACCTATTGTCTTACTTAGGCCTAATTGGAGTAGGCACATGACTTGGTCATGGCGTCTGGATCACATGCTATGTCCAATAAGTATCCATGTATTGTTATATTTCTGCATGTATGAGGAGTTTTGAAAAATACCATTGTATGTAAGGACTTACATGAATTGTATTACTACAATGTAACTAACATGTATATGGGGCATTGCCCTAGAGAACTTGGCTATTGGCACTTGCATGTACTGTTGCTTGGTAACCTGTCTATTGTGAATAAACATGCAGTGTTTTCTCACACTGAGTGTGTCTGGAGATTTTTGACCACATGTTCACATTTATTATTCTTTATTTACAGTTCATCAAGACAGCAGTGACATTCAAAAGCAGTGTTATTCAACATTTGGACAATATGTTAATGATTTGTCTAATCAAATTCTTTCATAAGTGAATGAGCAGCAAACCACCCCTTCAGACTTGTGGGCTACCATGCAATGTGCAGGAATGCAAGAGAAGTGTGTTTCCAAATAAATACGTAAATATTTACGTTTCATCTtcaatgaatgtgtgtgaacgATAAAAATGTGTAAGTTAACAGTACACATAACATGGATTTGACCTTAAAAAAAGTGAATGTTTAACATTACTTCATAGTTAATTACCTGAAATCTGTGTGAATATAACATCAACAACATATTTAAGGGTGATTGTTTTTCAACCTCAGTCATTCTTAAAGGGATGACTAAATATCAGTTTAAAATATGATATTTTCATGCATCCAATATATTTCTGAGATCAAACTGCACAGAAGCAATCTCCTCAAGTTCACTCTTCTCGCCACATTCcatgagacagacaaacacatcttTGTCCTCGCAGTAGGTCAGATCTGAGTAGCCACTCGGGCCCTGGTGAAGCTTCCAGAGGGCCTCCCACCGAGACGCATGCAGCGGAGAGCGGTTCAAGAACACACCAAGATCCAGTCTTTTCCTCTTATCAGTCGGGTGAGTGTACAGCAGCCATGTTGCGTCTTCGCTCACCTCCGACATGTGTTTTGGCACTTTAAAGGCAACTACACTACCTTGACACCCATGGGGCTGCTCCACTAGCTCTTGTGCAAGGTGAGCCGGGGCAAAGTCTGCTCCGTTATCTTCGCTTATAGCCTCTATTCTGCGGCCATGGCTGTGAGAAGCATTACGAGCGTTGCAATACAAATAACTTTTACCTTCGTGGTCTGTAACTTCAGCCATTTCACACTCACATGACTTCATCTGCATCCTTGTTCCTACCTGCCAGGTCTTCCCACAGTCATCACTGTAGAAGGCTAATGCATGAGGCTTGACTGAGCATGCCAAGGGATAACAGAAACATCTGTGGTGAATGTAAAACACGTATGCTGGAATGATAAGCCTTCCGCTCTTCATTTGAATGCCATGCCCTGGTCCTACTGCGAAGGTTGCCCATTTCCGAATGCTCTGTCCTATCACGCTCTCTGTCAAGTCTTTCACCTCACTCCAACTCTGGCCATAATCAGAGCTAGTGACATAACAGAGGCGAGCTCTGTTCTTGCCCGTATATATCTGATGGTGCTCTGTAGTTTTCCCCAAGACACAGatgaaaaacagaaacagagtcTGAGTGTTCTTCTCAAAGACAGGACAAGGGTTCATGGTCCGGTGCTTTGGCAGACATGCTTTCTGTAGCTCCTGAATCGACGGTGACCACtgacagaaataaagaaagaattaTTGATGAGCCATGCAGGGAAGAACTTGGGGCACTATTAAAGCAAATAGACGTCAAATTACCTCAATAATTGTGCCCTCCAATGTACCTCTTTTCATAACAAGAAGCTCTGCATCATGATCAGAAAAGGAAGTGCGTTTCTCTGCAAAGGCCAGAAACGTCTGTTTTTCCTTGATGTAAATAAGAGCTGGGATTCTGTATGTTATTCCCACTGGTTCACCCTGTTTAAAAACGGTTGTTTTCGCCGGAGGATCTCCCTTCCAAGATTTGTGCACCGATGCGCTGTGGCCCATTGGTCCGTCAATGTGTTCCACAACCTCGCAGAAAATGTACCTATGTAACAAAAGTTATAGACCTCTGGTATTTTAGTAAGAGGAGAACTTTATCCAAGAGACGAAATATGTCAGATGACTGTACTGTGGCATATTTTACATAAGACAAAACGGTATAGCAGCACTAGTTGTTTGAATCAGAAAAAATAGTTCTACCTCTGCATCTAGTCATAGAATTAAGCAAAAGAACGCGGCACCATTCAGAGGTGGACAAAGGCACCTATGTTTTCTTTCCGGTCTGTCATGTGGTCTttgcaaataaaggcaaatGCCTGTGCGCCGCAATGTGCTTGTGCTGATTGTGGTATTCTGAAACCGGGATAGCTTTTAAAATTACTATTATTAAACAAGGGGAACGCATAAACAGATTCTGAATGACTAAATGAAGCACATTTCCCCAGTCTTAATCACTTGAAGTGTCAGAGAGAAAGCCTATTACATCCATGGCGTCGAGTCGTTTTGGTCTAAAATGATTACATGTATGTCATAGCAAAGTTGAACTATTGCATGCATTTGCATAAGCCTAAATGTCAGTCTAGTCATATTTGCACCCGAAACATTCTGTTTTACTCACAGCAAAAATACGCCTGTCTCATTCAAgcacaccagccacaaaatcacGGAAATGAAAACAACTAGTGTAGCACTATGGGTAATGTAGTGTTATTACCTAACTCGGACCGTGAACGCCCACTTCAGCTGCACATTTCTAACGGTATATCCTATATTAGCCAGAAAATCTGGGAAGAGTGTTCTATAAGTATTAGCCGACTAATTTAAAGTAAAGACAGAAATAGCCTAACCAGGTTCATTATTCTTTTATGGAAACTGCACTTTCATTTATGGGTCGAGAGTTTGGTTATTCACTGTTAACCATCTAGTAAAACGTTTCGTAAGCCTGCATAATACACCCCTAAACAACATAAAACCAGTGTTCAATCGGCAGCAGATGTTCAGTTGTAGGATACTCAATAGGTTCACTGAATTGCATTTGATTGAACATCAAAATGAACCCATTAGATTCCTGGAAAATGAACAATTATTATAGTTACTTCTGTTGCATTGAATTCTACAGGAACATATTTGGTATTTTTGTAAAGTAGGCTAGGGTAAGACTTATGCTGAGGTAGTGCACAAGAATGTGCTAGCTTAGTATACCTGTCCTGCCCGTTAGCCTACTCAATACTTATAGCCCGAGCTAAACTTACCATATTGTACTTTAAAATGACAACATCTACAACCTCTACAACACAAAGAATCAGTATTCAGATGATATTAAGGTCACGTTTATTAATCTCTTTCCAATGTGTAACCTATATTGAAAGTCTCCCGAACGATCAGTCACGTAAACTAGGGGTCGCATTCTATTGACCGCTGTCCAAGGTCCTGCAACTTTTTTAGGCTATTTCACGATTCACCTCATCCTATTATAGCCTATCGGTAGGCTACCTACCTCTAGACCTAGATGGCTCTGGAGGCGGTTTTAAATATATCGTGAATGTAGCTAACCACTGAACACCAGACACTTTGAACTGTTGCCTAATGGGAAGATAATCCGATGCCGTGAAGGTGTTGCAGACAGCACTACCGCCACTTCTGAAAGCACTGCAGTGTCGACGCTGCGGATGCTCTCTGACGCGGATTGTCCCGCGGACTAactgatggagggagggaagttGTGAGGCAAGGGGAAGGGGTGAAACAGCCCCTCGAAAGGCCGAACTCTGAAATAATGGCGGAAGCCAATCCACTTCGGGGATTTCCTCGAATCCGAAGGGCTGCGGTGAGTTGCAGATGTTAATAGCCTACAGCCGAGGTGGCAGGGCGTCTCAGAGTTTTCTTTGGGTTGGGGAGCTGCATAATTCTGCAGCACTCAGTGACTGTCGATCGCATGGGCAATGCCATTTGGTTGCTGTAACGCTTGCTAAATTGGAGCTGTGGTGTTTGACGTCCCAGAATTTGGAAATGACATAAGCATGAAGAAGGTGTTAGCATTTTAAGATGTATTTTTTCGCTATTCTTGCTCAACCGTATCATTGGCACCAAAATAGTGTTTGTTCGGGGCAGGTGGATGACGTTCAGGGTGTAGTAGGGAGCAAAGTGTGTCATTCAGCGGGCATGATACACGACTGTTTTGGGTTACACACTATCCTACCTGCAATATCACGGTATGCATAGGTGGCTTGAGTTCGTTATCATTTACTTTTAATGGATGACAAAAGCGATTCTTTTATAATAACTTTGCGCAATTTTTCCATTAATCCATGATAGATTCAGCTACCCTGCATTCCATCAGATGAATGGTTTGTACAACCGTAATGGCATGCAATCGGTTAAAATTACGGTAGCCTACTCGCTGCAGAGAGGTTATGAAATATTTATCAAGATGCATAGACAACCTGTAtagatctttctctctgttgttgCACAGTTAAAACTCTCTTCGTTGATCCTGAGTTGGGTATCGTTATGCTGACAGTTTgagaggaaaaacagagagTTGCTGTTGCACTTCATTGATCCTGTGTCCATGTTGACAGACAGCCTCAGCAGGAGGAATCCAGTCACTATCACACAGTATAGGCACATTTTGACTGGGGACACAGAGTTTCACTGACAGAAAAGGAAGGCTAAGATGCAGGAGATGAATTGATGAATTGTTGTGTATCGTTTGGtggtgctgcagaaagttcgtAGAGTTAATGTTCCGTATCAGAGTTCTGTGTGGGCTGTTAGACTGTTAGTAGATATGCATGACACATGGGTTAAAATGCTTTCAAAGATAATAATGCAAAGAGGTGCTGAAAGAGGAATCG harbors:
- the rbm41 gene encoding RNA-binding protein 41; this encodes MKRVTRRECDDVPVPEEQETEGQRQLHSLLLQQLDTGVDIDRCFAKKQCFAPATFYKPFGEQAAGVKSLSQFQDLQDRETEMASLRELGLNDAEVQLWKNRDKNEASEKARGVCVDPAARRERLRVIQEKIDARDRLLSRPQRLSASRPLSRREMEIERALFQGTDRQGFLTALYHQEEEPSSDQPGSSGADTMHILYKDFLKEAEKEEPAQSASHKSTKENSWQVSPSGPSQSCHNSSQPCASFDKRDQSKRPSHSKQEFNYLINLMDRCADQSSSILDSPACLPQTQVNQKTIQLSASNKKMDVSQSIGALISPTSAGSQLKGPVTVTGQVELVPEEDILQNKETAESIRGIPRFQNYQPGEPSNVLCVKNLSPRATVAQLVALFSRFQHSDRPPILYRLLTGRLKGQAFITFSDKESAQAALGLLHGYRLLDKPLVIEFGREKKDCKEDKKEVVKPDPTT
- the LOC134080674 gene encoding sialidase-3-like — translated: MGHSASVHKSWKGDPPAKTTVFKQGEPVGITYRIPALIYIKEKQTFLAFAEKRTSFSDHDAELLVMKRGTLEGTIIEWSPSIQELQKACLPKHRTMNPCPVFEKNTQTLFLFFICVLGKTTEHHQIYTGKNRARLCYVTSSDYGQSWSEVKDLTESVIGQSIRKWATFAVGPGHGIQMKSGRLIIPAYVFYIHHRCFCYPLACSVKPHALAFYSDDCGKTWQVGTRMQMKSCECEMAEVTDHEGKSYLYCNARNASHSHGRRIEAISEDNGADFAPAHLAQELVEQPHGCQGSVVAFKVPKHMSEVSEDATWLLYTHPTDKRKRLDLGVFLNRSPLHASRWEALWKLHQGPSGYSDLTYCEDKDVFVCLMECGEKSELEEIASVQFDLRNILDA